Proteins co-encoded in one Ananas comosus cultivar F153 linkage group 15, ASM154086v1, whole genome shotgun sequence genomic window:
- the LOC109721764 gene encoding rho GTPase-activating protein REN1-like isoform X3, with translation MASSSKEFVGSSQMASSQTAENVTQFKTCRCGEGDTNIWTARNSDSSDKQSSSCPSCQIFKSGPLFISSKGIGWTSWKKRWFILTHTSLVFFRTDPNAPPVKGSEPNVTLGGIDLNNSGSVVVKADKKLLTVLFPDGRDGRTFTLKAETSEDLYEWKTALENAIAQAPSAQAPSAALPMVQNGILRNDIVDPVEAPAEQSGKDRPPVKSMVVGRPILLALEDIDGSPSFLEKALRFIEQYGIKVEGILRQSADVEEVERRVRDYEQGKDEFSPEEDAHVVGDCIKHVLREMPSSPVPASCCTTLVEAYRTDRGGRIDAMRTAIYETFPEPSRRLVQRILKMMQTVAVHKSVNRMTLSALAACMAPLLLRPLLAGDCEFEDDFNMGGDGSIQLLKAAAAANHAQAIVMILLEEYDKIFDENLLQEGSMSSELYTESEEDGDVDDNYSTDHDIPEDDGYHDAHHDLDADIDDNTEQSYSGTESCSDGESDVSGDKASKSNNIDVAYHKDSEMFEPSNALESTAEIPAQENKNIRQNSSPTDSLSPKDVVPQEEIMQYENSRKLAPAHQSCEPTGKGAASSTGQFLKSISHALPSRAAKFSDKSNDQALSCKRPTIWGRTSARKNLSMESIDYSSEEEIAIQRLENTKTELHAKIAKEVKGNQILQASLEKRKEALHERRLALEQDVERLREQLQKERNLRASLESGLMNMRRGQVSYASAIDSKTRADLEEVALAEADIFSLKQKIGDLRGQLNNQLQESYTTLCESCNKRLSNLDSPVMKGQQEGVDSTILVKQNGTFSKCDDILDEAHEKLQLQTQGLPSTSSDHSQNHNSESTSQNDTLPSNVSCSSSSTGATAQSKKVSAENNEANREELKAEAQESFSLKSGKPLQKQKPNAPHQSNKPISSCSINPIAEEPTIASQDDTQSTSSGENAMHAADSESVKVHKKDSVSSSDKKHIEKQQTSTTNLSSAKSSSPTSIASNEQLMAGGQNSVSKKHLPRGENVKKEAHDLSSSFPKRQPSEKHQFSTMKPQGSSSVTSPEELAAVDRVLASKKISSRAEEVGLSSSSALAKLTNRLNFLKERRAQLVNELQNLDSNRTLGPTGPPPRTNSR, from the exons AtggcgtcgtcgtcgaaggAGTTCGTCGGATCGTCGCAG ATGGCCTCTTCTCAGACTGCTGAGAATGTAACTCAATTTAAAACTTGTCGATGTGGGGAGGGGGACACAAATATTTGGACCGCAAGGAACTCTGACAGCTCCGATAAGCAATCTAGTAGCTGTCCCAGTTGCCAG ATTTTCAAGAGTGGGCCACTATTCATTTCCTCCAAAG GAATAGGTTGGACTTCATGGAAGAAACGCTGGTTTATACTTACACATACATCTTTAGTCTTCTTCAGAACAGACCCA AACGCTCCTCCTGTAAAGGGAAGTGAACCGAATGTTACACTCGGTGGTATTGATCTGAACAATTCAGGAAG TGTTGTTGTCAAAGCAGACAAGAAACTTCTGACAGTGCTCTTTCCCGATGGTCGTGATGGGCGAACTTTTACTCTAAAG GCGGAAACTTCAGAAGATCTGTACGAGTGGAAAACTGCATTAGAGAATGCTATTGCACAAGCACCTAGTGCACAAGCACCTAGTGCGGCCCTTCCAATGGTGCAGAATGGAATATTACGCAATGATATAGTTGATCCAGTCGAAGCTCCAGCAGAACAGT CAGGGAAGGATCGGCCACCTGTGAAATCAATGGTTGTTGGTAGACCAATTTTACTTGCGCTTGAAGATATTGATGGCAGTCCATCTTTCTTGGAGAAGGCCCTCAGGTTCATTGAACAATACG GAATCAAAGTGGAAGGTATCTTGCGTCAGTCAGCTGATGTCGAAGAGGTAGAACGCAGAGTTCGTGATTATGAGCAGG GAAAAGACGAGTTCTCGCCAGAGGAGGATGCACATGTTGTTGGTGATTGTATCAAG CATGTTCTTCGAGAGATGCCATCTTCTCCAGTTCCTGCATCATGTTGTACTACTTTGGTGGAAGCTTACA GAACTGACCGTGGCGGCAGAATTGATGCGATGCGTACTGCAATATATGAAACTTTCCCTGAACCTAGTCGGCGTTTAGTACAGAG GATTCTTAAGATGATGCAAACTGTGGCAGTGCATAAATCTGTGAACCGGATGACTTTATCAGCTTTAGCTGCTTGTATGGCACCACTACTTCTCCGCCCTCTTCTTGCTGGTGACTGCGAGTTCGAGGATGATTTCAATATGGGTGGTGATGGTTCGATTCAGCTTCTCaaagcagcagctgctgctaaCCATGCTCAAGCCATTGTTATGATTCTACTAGAGGAATACGACAAGATTTTTGAT GAGAATCTTTTGCAGGAGGGTTCCATGTCCTCAGAGCTGTATACGGAATCAGAGGAGGATGGTGATGTCGATGATAATTATTCAACCGATCATGATATCCCAGAGGATGATGGCTATCATGATGCGCATCATGACCTAGACGCAGATATAGATGACAATACGGAACAGTCATATAGCGGTACGGAAAGTTGCAGTGACGGTGAGAGCGACGTGTCTGGCGACAAG GCCAGCAAAAGCAATAATATAGATGTTGCATATCATAAAGATAGTGAAATGTTCGAACCTTCTAATGCACTTGAAAGTACAGCAGAAATACCAGCGCAAGAGAATAAGAATATTCGTCAAAATTCATCCCCTACTGATTCTCTTTCTCCTAAAGATGTTGTACCACAAGAAGAAATTATGCAGTATGAAAATAGCAGAAAATTAGCTCCTGCCCACCAGTCTTGTGAGCCAACTGGGAAAGGAGCTGCTTCTTCTACAGGCCAATTTCTCAAGTCAATTAGCCATGCTTTACCATCGAGAGCTGCAAAGTTCTCTGATAAATCAAATGACCAAGCACTCAGTTGTAAACGTCCAACTATATGGGGTCGGACCTCT GCCAGGAAGAACCTTTCTATGGAGTCAATCGATTATTCTAGTGAAGAAGA GATTGCTATTCAGAGGCTCGAGAATACTAAGACTGAACTCCACGCCAAAATTGCAAAGGAG GTAAAAGGAAATCAAATTCTGCAAGCAAGTCTAGAAAAACGAAAGGAAGCTTTACATGAACGTCGTTTAGCGCTTGAACAAGAT GTGGAAAGATTGAGAGAACAGCTACAAAAGGAGAGAAATTTGAGGGCTTCGTTGGAGTCCGGACTTATGAATATGCGACGAGGGCAAGTATCATACGCATCCGCAATAGATAGCAAG ACTAGGGCAGATCTCGAGGAAGTTGCTCTCGCTGAAGCAGATATTTTCAGTTTAAAGCAAAAAATTGGTGATCTTCGTGGGCAACTCAATAATCAACTACAAGAAAGCTATACTACAttatgcgaatcatgcaacaAACGCCTCTCAAATTTGGATTCACCAGTCAT GAAAGGTCAACAGGAAGGTGTCGACAGTACCATTTTAGTAAAACAAAATGGCACCTTTTCAAAATGCGAT GACATTTTGGACGAAGCACATGAGAAACTCCAATTGCAAACACAAGGTTTACCTTCGACAAGCTCCGATCATTCACAAAATCATAATTCTGAATCGACAAGTCAAAACGATACACTACCATCAAATGTTAGTTGCTCCTCATCTTCAACTGGAGCCACCGCCCAATCCAAGAAGGTTTCTGCAGAGAACAATGAG GCTAACCGTGAAGAGCTGAAGGCAGAAGCTCAGGAGTCATTTTCTCTCAAAAGCGGGAAGCCTCTTCAGAAGCAGAAGCCAAATGCTCCGCATCAAAGCAACAAGCCAATTTCAAGCTGTAGCATTAACCCAATCGCTGAGGAGCCAACAATTGCTTCCCAGGATGATACTCAGAGCACGTCGAGTGGTGAG AATGCCATGCATGCCGCAGATAGTGAGAGTGTGAAAGTTCATAAGAAAGATTCAGTATCTTCGTCAGATAAGAAGCATATAGAGAAGCAACAGACGAGCACAACTAATCTTAGTAGCGCAAAATCTTCAAGTCCCACTAGCATTGCATCCAATGAGCAGCTGATGGCTGGCGGACAGAACTCCGTTTCGAAGAAGCACCTTCCAAGAGGTGAAAATGTGAAGAAGGAAGCCCATGATTTGTCATCTTCTTTTCCAAAAAGGCAACCTTCTGAGAAGCATCAATTCTCCACTATGAAGCCTCAAGGATCTAGTAGTGTTACGTCTCCCGAAGAGCTGGCCGCAGTTGATCGAGTTTTAGCTTCGAAGAAGATCTCTTCTAGGGCCGAG GAAGTAGGTTTATCGTCATCATCTGCACTGGCAAAGCTGACGAACCGGCTCAACTTTTTGAAAGAACGGCGGGCCCAGCTCGTGAATGAGCTGCAGAACCTAGACTCGAACCGCACACTCGGTCCAACCGGTCCCCCTCCAAGAACCAATTCCAGATGA